A part of Pungitius pungitius chromosome 15, fPunPun2.1, whole genome shotgun sequence genomic DNA contains:
- the LOC119209634 gene encoding phosphatidylinositol 4-phosphate 5-kinase type-1 gamma-like, with product MDGRTADGGEDGRTGEEAASSPCLQLDLGDTDSAKKVQITEMPSPFGVSQAHEKKIGHRRVDASGETTYKKTTSSALQGSIQLGIGYTVGNLSSKPERDVLMQDFYVVESIFFPSEGSNLTPAHHYPDFRFKNYAPVAFRYFRELFGIRPDDYLYSICNETLIELTNPGASGSIFYVTRDDEFIIKTVQHKEAEFLQKLLPGYYMNLNQNPRTLLPKFFGLYCVQCGGKNIRVVVMNNILPRSVSMHLKFDLKGSTYKRRASKKEREKSKPTFKDLDFLNDVPEGLTMDQDTYSALVKTLQRDCLVLESFKIMDYSLLLGVHNKTQAKRENQSQGSPAGGGDETRRAAQRALYSTAMESIQGGSTCRDTLDHDDTMGGIPAVGSKGERLLLFVGIIDILQSYRMIKKLEHSWKSLIHDGDTVSVHRPSFYAERFYKFCSTIVFKKSSSLRSSPSKRGRGALSMSKSSGGTGSSGQRPSLTDETQENLENLENLRGVRSFPLLEDNGREPPCTPPSFEDATTASIATTLSSNNSLPTTPFDTPEHPRYRRQMLSPSVARAQREVVEVHEEKQDTITVEVELSKIPKSTELTQMTEMTPPSLRSPDQQLRATASSTLPSVSPPSAYSSSTLPSSFGSCSSAVQSAGQSASTEASSIRPSTKPLTSPAAAPSSALSSPIPHPAPPSEPLTPPPNPQSIPPGSAFTPIRPASSHSSTQGSSPHLPPTPTPSHPPSPQAPQQALKAPCNQLSVSSSHNSLDGEVPVSDIYFTQEDRGWMYSPLHYSSESRRGSDGESET from the exons ATGGACGGGAGGACTGCGGATGGCGGGGAGGACGGGAGGACGGGGGAGGAAGCTGCCTCCAGCCCCTGTCTCCAGCTCGACCTGGGGGACACCG ATTCAGCAAAGAAGGTGCAGATAACCGAG ATGCCGTCCCCATTTGGAGTCAGCCAAGCCCATGAGAAAAAGATTGGCCATAGGAGGGTGGATGCCTCTGGGGAGACAACATATAAAAAG ACTACTTCCTCCGCTTTGCAAGGGTCCATCCAGCTGGGCATCGGATACACTGTCGGCAACCTCAGCTCCAAGCCGGAGAGAGACGTGTTGATGCAGGACTTTTACGTGGTGGAAAGCATCTTTTTCCCCAG TGAAGGCAGCAACCTCACTCCGGCCCACCACTATCCAGACTTCAGGTTTAAAAACTATGCCCCTGTGGCTTTCCGCTACTTCCGGGAGCTGTTTGGGATCCGACCAGATGACTACCTG TACTCCATATGTAACGAAACACTGATCGAGTTGACGAACCCGGGAGCCAGTGGCTCGATATTCTATGTGACCCGCGATGACGAGTTCATCATCAAAACGGTTCAGCACAAAGAGGCAGAGTTCCTTCAGAAGCTCCTTCCTGGATACTACATG AACTTGAACCAGAACCCACGTACGTTGCTGCCAAAGTTTTTTGGCCTCTACTGCGTCCAGTGCGGGGGCAAAAACATCCGAGTGGTTGTGATGAACAATATTCTGCCGCGCTCCGTAAGCATGCACCTCAAGTTTGATCTGAAGGGCTCCACGTACAAGAGGCGAGCATCcaagaaggaaagagagaaatcCAAGCCCACTTTCAAAGACCTGGACTTTCTGAATGACGTTCCTGAAGGCCTCACCATGGACCAGGACACATACAGCGCTCTGGTGAAAACTCTGCAGAGAGACTGTCTG GTTCTGGAAAGTTTTAAGATCATGGACTACAGTTTGCTGCTCGGGGTCCACAACAAAACTCAAGCCAAGCGAGAGAACCAGTCTCAGGGGTCGCCCGCAGGAGGAGGGGACGAAACGAGGCGCGCGGCTCAGAGAGCTCTGTATTCCACTGCCATGGAGTCTATACAGGGAGGCTCCACGTGCAGGGACACGCTGGACCATGACGACAC TATGGGCGGTATTCCAGCTGTGGGGAGCAAAGGGGAGCGCCTCCTGCTCTTCGTTGGAATCATTGACATCCTGCAGTCATACAG AATGATCAAGAAACTGGAGCACTCTTGGAAGTCCCTCATCCATGACGGG GACACAGTGTCAGTTCACAGACCGAGTTTCTATGCTGAGAGGTTCTACAAATTCTGCAGCACCATCGTCTTCAAAAAGAGCAGCT CATTGCGGTCGTCTCCGTCTAAGAGAGGACGAGGTGCTCTTTCCATGTCCAAGTCCAGCGGAGGAACGGGTTCATCCGGGCAGCGTCCCTCGCTGACTGATGAGACGCAGGAGAACCTGGAGAACCTGGAGAACCTACGAGGAGTGCGCAGCTTCCCTTTGCTGGAGGACAATG GGAGAGAGCCGCCCTGCACTCCTCCTTCCTTTGAAGATGCTACCACAGCTTCTATTGCTACCACTCTCTCCTCCAACAACTCCTTACCCACAACCCCCTTCGACACCCCAGAGCACCCGCGCTACAGGAGACAAATGCTTTCCCCAAGTGTGGCCAG GGCACAGAGAGAGGTGGTTGAGGTTCATGAGGAAAAGCAGGACACGATTACAGTGGAGGTGGAACTCAG TAAAATCCCAAAGAGCACTGAGCTCACACAGATGACAGAAATGACGCCCCCCAGCCTTCGGTCACCTGATCAGCAGCTCCGTGCGACCGCCTCATCCACCCTTCCCTCTGTCAGTCCACCCTCAGCGtattcctcctccacccttccttcTTCCTTTGGGTCCTGCTCCTCCGCTGTTCAATCCGCCGGCCAGTCGGCCTCCACGGAGGCTTcgtccatccgtccatccaccAAACCCCTCACCTCTCCTGCCGCTGCTCCGTCTTCAGCGCTTTCCTCTCCGATCCCTCATCCAGCACCTCCGTCCGAACCTCTCACTCCACCCCCGAACCCCCAGAGCATCCCACCTGGCTCGGCATTTACACCCATCCGCCCTGCATCTTCCCACTCCTCCACCCAGGGCTCTTCTCCCCATCTGCCCCCGACTCCTACCCCGTCCCACCCTCCAAGCCCCCAGGCGCCTCAGCAGGCGCTGAAAGCACCGTGCAATCAGCTGTCTGTGTCCAGCAGCCACAACTCGTTGGATGGCGAGGTGCCCGTGTCCGACATCTACTTT ACCCAGGAGGATCGGGGCTGGATGTACTCTCCTCTGCACTACAGCTCAGAGTCCAGAAGGGGCTCAGacggagagagtgagaca TAA